A genomic region of Trifolium pratense cultivar HEN17-A07 linkage group LG3, ARS_RC_1.1, whole genome shotgun sequence contains the following coding sequences:
- the LOC123915555 gene encoding 40S ribosomal protein S15a-5 encodes MGRRILNDALRSMVNAERRGKAMVELKPISTVISSFLQIMKHRGYIKDFQVYDPHRVGRITVELQGRIKDCKALTYRQDLKAKDIEAYRLRTLPTQQWGYVVITTPDGVLDHEEAARRNVGGQVLGYFH; translated from the exons ATGGGAAGAAGGATACTGAATGATGCGTTGAGGAGTATGGTGAATGCTGAGAGGAGAGGAAAAGCTATGGTGGAGCTCAAGCCTATATCCACCGTCATTTCTTCCTTTCTCCAAATCATGAAACACCGCG GATATATCAAGGACTTTCAGGTCTATGATCCCCATAGAGTGGGGAGGATCACAGTTGAACTACAAGGTAGAATTAAGGATTGCAAGGCCCTTACATACCGACAAGACCTCAAGGCAAAGGATATCGAAGCTTACAGATTGCGCACTCTTCCGACACAACAG TGGGGTTATGTTGTGATTACAACTCCTGATGGTGTTTTGGATCATGAAGAGGCCGCAAGAAGGAATGTAGGTGGTCAGGTTCTTGGTTACTTTCACTAA
- the LOC123915556 gene encoding probable caffeoyl-CoA O-methyltransferase At4g26220 — translation MDDKSMLEVYPNPIILQSEGLLKYILETSVYPREAETLKELRNATTKHPLGFMGASPDVGQLMALLLKLLNAKKTIEVGVFTGYSLLLTALNIPRDGKITAIDPDRKSYEMGLPFIKKAGVLHKIEYIESLALPVLDKLLQDPANEGTFDFAFVDADKNNYLNYHERLIKLVKIGGIVAYDNTLWGGTVALPEMAVSKPKRDWRRCALDFNKAISKDSHLEIALVSIGDGLTICRRVC, via the exons ATGGACGATAAATCAATGCTAGAAGTTTATCCCAATCCAATTATTTTGCAGAGTGAGGGCTTACTCAAG TATATACTAGAAACCAGTGTTTACCCACGAGAAGCAGAGACTCTCAAAGAGCTAAGGAATGCAACCACAAAACATCCTCT TGGCTTCATGGGTGCTTCACCTGATGTGGGGCAGCTGATGGCGTTGCTCTTGAAACTTCTAAATGCAAAGAAGACAATCGAAGTAGGAGTTTTCACCGGATACTCTCTTCTCCTCACTGCACTTAACATTCCTCGTGATGGAAAG ATTACAGCCATAGATCCGGACAGAAAATCCTATGAGATGGGACTTCCATTCATAAAAAAGGCTGGTGTTTTACACAAGATTGAATATATAGAGTCTCTAGCTTTGCCAGTTCTTGATAAACTCCTACAAGAT CCTGCAAATGAAGGGACTTTTGACTTTGCCTTTGTTGATGCTGACAAAAATAACTACTTGAATTACCATGAAAGGCTTATCAAGTTAGTTAAGATTGGTGGAATTGTTGCCTACGATAACACACTTTGGGGAGGAACTGTTGCTTTGCCAGAAATGGCAGTTTCAAAACCAAAGAGAGATTGGAGAAGATGTGCACTAGATTTCAACAAAGCAATTTCAAAGGATTCTCATCTGGAAATTGCTTTGGTTTCAATAGGTGACGGACTAACTATCTGCAGGCGCGTTTGCTGA
- the LOC123915557 gene encoding uncharacterized protein LOC123915557 yields the protein MASKLKALQSKACQASQFISKHGTVYYKQLLEKNKEFIQEPATIEKCNLLSKQLLYTRLASIPVRREAFWKELDHVKQLWRNKQDLKVEDVGVAALFGLECYAWYCAGEIVGRGFTFTGYYV from the exons ATGGCGTCGAAGTTGAAGGCTTTGCAGTCCAAAGCATGTCAAGCATCCCAATTTATATCCAAGCATGGAACTGTTTACTACAAGCAATTGTTGGAGAAGAACAAAGAATTTATTCAGGAGCCTGCTACAATTGAGAAATGCAACCTTTTGTCAAAGCAATTACTTTACACCCGCCTTGCTAG CATTCCAGTTCGTCGTGAGGCCTTCTGGAAGGAACTTGATCATGTCAAACAATTATGGAGGAACAAGCAAGACTTAAAGGTTGAAGATGTAGGCGTTGCTGCTTTGTTTGGTTTGGAATGCTATGCATGGTATTGTGCTGGTGAGATTGTTGGAAGGGGATTTACTTTCACTGGTTACTATGTCTGA